A genomic window from Roseovarius sp. THAF9 includes:
- a CDS encoding type IV secretory system conjugative DNA transfer family protein produces the protein MTKTLPLWAALLFGVICGAVIGTIVAAFYLTLALKTGFHSFDMLALWKASASTRAAHPEAFKVGFGAVGFGAIGLGTLALAWTWKKERDDYGSAHWQSKAELKKNDMLQAPGKGFVCGKLGAPTSKAEFISSTTIPHVMMVAPTRAGKGVGFVIPNLLSFAGSVVVLDVKGENFEKTARLRALNGDEVYRFSPFDWANATHRYNPLSRIAKAPSFAQRFTEVSILADLFLDKDNKTLDTFSEAGKSIFVAACLLAIQRGTPNLGEVNKIVAGGEYKNAQYKTYADEAEEDILRELWTNAASASSRLLTSNIQALMTAGLKQWDNPAVRSATEASDFDFSTFRKTPQSLYIAVSEDHIATLAPLLRLMFADLIASIRLNEPGPDEPWPVMMMIDEFQQMGAMPYLERAIHSLASYGGRVAMIAQSLASLDRIYGPEGRESLENGAGLKLYITPRDQRTVREVSAAVGSTTREAVTRMYGRNKGFLGATSTSARLEERPLLSETEARLMDPDEVIILASPQHPIKASRIKYYDDPSFKDMLARQEGKPFPYPPSVQGVGPWGGDGGDAVGAGEPVKTAERSPVRDRSQRREARAMSVMALEAGRGRPEPETLEREAAVPKEWEAALDRQEDFIEELLGG, from the coding sequence ATGACCAAGACACTTCCCCTCTGGGCCGCGCTCCTCTTCGGTGTGATCTGCGGTGCCGTCATCGGCACCATCGTCGCTGCCTTCTACCTGACCCTGGCCCTGAAAACCGGGTTTCATAGTTTCGACATGTTGGCGCTCTGGAAGGCGAGCGCCAGCACCCGTGCGGCGCATCCCGAGGCCTTCAAGGTGGGGTTTGGCGCCGTTGGCTTCGGGGCGATTGGCCTCGGCACGCTGGCGCTCGCCTGGACCTGGAAGAAGGAGCGGGACGACTACGGCTCGGCTCATTGGCAGAGCAAGGCGGAGCTGAAGAAGAACGACATGCTGCAGGCCCCGGGCAAGGGTTTCGTCTGTGGCAAACTCGGCGCGCCGACCTCCAAGGCCGAGTTCATCTCCTCGACCACGATCCCGCATGTGATGATGGTGGCGCCGACCCGCGCGGGTAAGGGCGTGGGTTTCGTGATCCCGAACCTCCTGAGCTTCGCGGGCTCGGTCGTGGTGCTCGATGTAAAGGGCGAGAACTTCGAGAAGACCGCGCGGCTGCGGGCACTCAACGGCGACGAGGTCTATCGCTTCAGCCCCTTCGACTGGGCCAATGCCACGCATCGTTACAACCCGCTCTCCCGGATCGCCAAGGCCCCGAGCTTCGCGCAGCGTTTCACCGAGGTTTCGATCCTTGCCGACCTCTTCCTCGACAAGGACAACAAGACGCTCGACACCTTCTCCGAGGCTGGCAAGTCGATTTTCGTCGCCGCCTGTCTGTTGGCGATCCAGCGCGGCACGCCGAACCTTGGTGAGGTGAACAAGATCGTCGCCGGCGGCGAATACAAGAACGCCCAGTACAAGACCTACGCCGACGAGGCCGAGGAAGACATCCTGCGCGAGCTCTGGACCAACGCTGCCTCTGCTTCGTCGCGGCTGCTGACCTCGAACATCCAGGCGCTGATGACCGCCGGTCTCAAACAGTGGGACAACCCGGCGGTGCGCTCGGCCACCGAGGCGAGTGACTTCGATTTCTCGACCTTCCGAAAGACCCCGCAGTCTCTTTATATCGCGGTGTCCGAAGATCACATCGCGACGCTGGCGCCGCTCCTGCGCCTTATGTTCGCCGATCTCATCGCCTCGATCCGGCTCAACGAACCGGGCCCGGACGAGCCGTGGCCGGTCATGATGATGATCGACGAATTCCAGCAGATGGGGGCGATGCCATACCTCGAACGCGCCATCCATTCGCTGGCAAGCTATGGCGGCCGCGTGGCGATGATCGCACAGTCACTGGCTTCCCTCGACCGGATCTATGGGCCCGAGGGCCGCGAAAGTCTCGAGAACGGGGCGGGGCTGAAGCTTTACATTACGCCTCGCGACCAGCGCACCGTGAGGGAGGTCTCCGCAGCCGTCGGCAGTACCACCCGCGAGGCGGTCACCCGGATGTATGGCCGCAACAAGGGCTTCCTTGGCGCGACCTCGACTTCAGCGCGTCTGGAAGAGCGGCCGCTCTTGTCGGAGACAGAAGCGCGTCTGATGGACCCTGACGAGGTCATCATCCTCGCCTCGCCCCAGCACCCGATCAAGGCGAGCCGGATCAAGTATTACGACGATCCCTCCTTCAAGGATATGCTCGCCCGCCAGGAGGGCAAGCCATTCCCCTATCCGCCGAGCGTGCAGGGTGTGGGTCCTTGGGGCGGCGACGGTGGTGACGCGGTCGGCGCAGGCGAGCCTGTGAAAACAGCCGAACGCTCGCCTGTCCGGGATCGATCACAGCGGCGCGAAGCGCGCGCTATGAGCGTGATGGCGTTGGAGGCCGGGCGCGGTCGGCCTGAGCCGGAGACGCTCGAACGGGAAGCGGCTGTGCCGAAGGAATGGGAAGCGGCGCTCGATCGGCAGGAGGATTTTATCGAGGAGTTGTTGGGTGGGTGA
- a CDS encoding DUF2235 domain-containing protein yields MVKNICIFSDGTGQMGGARPDQRLSNVYKMYRAMRPGPDSPISPKDQVAFYDPGLGTGESGGFFGRIKPILESAVGTGIDHNIIDCYEQIIAHYEPGDRVLLFGFSRGAYTVRALANVMNLCGVPTQMPDGSPVPRHGPGLRKIAKDAVKFVYNHGAGKPRTQNPYFVNREELGKRFRKKYSSFPIEGDDNQGNVQPTFIGVFDTVASLRTAIVRTLVWGVTFGAGAAFAAGVAFGWPWLLVVPLGLLLAALLWQLGSLLLDNFKYFSDDPDRKLKLWRPTDWPQILKTGHFAAWNKRNYDKWLDPDVQHARHAMAIDEDRADFPRVGWASKAAAIETKDREPKWLKQVWFPGCHSDIGGSYPEAESRLSDIALDWMVDELKDCVPSIQINENVLNRAPDPLGLQHREDAMVAFGPLRIRWKKGIRAVGDDFPLHPSVEERMRAKAVAQCGEVKPYRPAQLKERRDLKCYYDE; encoded by the coding sequence ATGGTAAAGAACATCTGCATATTCTCGGACGGAACCGGCCAGATGGGTGGTGCCAGGCCGGACCAACGGCTGTCGAATGTTTACAAGATGTATCGCGCCATGCGTCCGGGTCCAGATTCACCAATTAGCCCGAAGGACCAGGTAGCCTTTTACGACCCGGGCTTGGGAACCGGTGAAAGTGGTGGGTTTTTCGGTCGGATCAAGCCGATCCTGGAAAGCGCCGTCGGAACTGGTATCGACCACAACATCATCGATTGCTACGAGCAGATCATCGCCCATTACGAGCCCGGCGATCGCGTGCTGCTGTTTGGGTTCTCTCGCGGAGCCTATACAGTCAGAGCACTCGCCAATGTCATGAACCTTTGCGGTGTCCCGACGCAGATGCCCGATGGTTCTCCAGTGCCGCGTCACGGGCCCGGCCTGCGCAAGATCGCCAAGGACGCTGTGAAGTTCGTCTATAACCACGGGGCAGGAAAACCACGGACACAGAACCCATACTTTGTAAACCGCGAAGAGCTCGGCAAACGATTCCGCAAGAAGTATTCGAGCTTTCCCATTGAAGGTGACGATAACCAAGGCAACGTTCAGCCTACCTTCATCGGGGTCTTCGACACGGTGGCATCACTGCGAACGGCAATTGTCCGCACCTTGGTCTGGGGCGTCACGTTCGGGGCCGGAGCGGCTTTTGCCGCAGGCGTTGCATTCGGGTGGCCTTGGCTTTTGGTTGTTCCACTCGGCCTACTACTGGCTGCGCTTCTTTGGCAGCTTGGTTCCCTTTTGCTCGACAACTTCAAGTATTTCTCGGACGATCCCGACCGCAAACTGAAGCTCTGGCGCCCAACTGATTGGCCGCAGATCCTCAAAACGGGTCACTTCGCGGCGTGGAACAAGCGCAACTACGACAAGTGGTTGGATCCCGATGTCCAACACGCCCGTCACGCCATGGCGATCGACGAAGACCGTGCTGACTTTCCAAGGGTCGGATGGGCATCCAAGGCGGCCGCGATTGAGACCAAAGATCGAGAGCCGAAGTGGCTGAAGCAGGTCTGGTTCCCAGGCTGCCATAGCGACATTGGCGGAAGCTATCCAGAGGCAGAGTCCCGCCTGAGCGACATCGCCCTCGATTGGATGGTCGACGAATTGAAAGACTGCGTTCCGTCGATCCAGATCAACGAGAACGTCTTGAACCGCGCCCCTGACCCTCTGGGTCTGCAGCACCGCGAAGACGCGATGGTAGCCTTTGGACCCCTCCGCATCCGCTGGAAGAAGGGAATTCGCGCAGTTGGCGACGACTTCCCACTCCATCCTTCAGTCGAAGAGCGCATGCGAGCCAAGGCCGTCGCCCAGTGTGGCGAGGTCAAGCCTTACCGACCTGCCCAGTTGAAAGAGCGACGCGATTTGAAATGTTACTACGACGAATAG
- a CDS encoding nucleotidyltransferase yields the protein MNTSSNIGFGYNVAIEKLAEELAVPQDRIDQAERRYKDLGEFLHRDESKVRAYDPDVYIQGSFALGTPIKPTSKDEDYDLDIVVSFRSLTKAQISQADLRALLLAELQAYRDARGIKNEVGESRRCCTLIYADGAQFHMDVLPAVPDEAKMRAVLSTYLADQSLAEGAIAITDSDKAETYHVITDEWRTSNPRGFAAWFKSRQIAQLNERRRAFLDAQGKVTASVEDVPVFRVRTPLQSSIMILKRHRDEWFAEQDSDLKVISVILTTLSTHAYAGEARVSDAIAKILRDMHLAIEERNGVSWIANPTDPSENFADRWEKFPKRRESFFKWLEAARTDFGAVQRFSDTNIVLNELSRNLGSTLVEGARSRVAASAGSRAVSVAPAAAAGASAPGLVFGGEDRRPTEPKGFG from the coding sequence ATGAACACGAGTTCGAACATAGGTTTTGGCTATAACGTTGCGATTGAAAAACTTGCTGAAGAATTGGCAGTGCCACAAGATCGCATTGATCAAGCCGAAAGACGCTACAAGGACCTTGGCGAGTTTTTGCATCGCGATGAGTCCAAGGTTCGTGCTTATGATCCCGATGTCTATATCCAAGGCTCTTTCGCGCTCGGCACACCGATCAAGCCGACATCCAAGGACGAAGATTACGATCTCGACATCGTTGTCTCGTTCCGGTCGCTGACGAAAGCACAAATTTCCCAAGCAGATCTTCGCGCTCTTCTGCTGGCTGAGCTCCAGGCGTATCGCGATGCACGAGGGATCAAGAACGAGGTCGGTGAGTCTAGAAGGTGCTGTACCTTGATTTACGCCGATGGTGCGCAATTCCACATGGACGTATTGCCCGCAGTTCCAGACGAGGCAAAAATGCGTGCAGTCCTTTCTACCTACCTCGCGGATCAATCGCTCGCGGAAGGTGCGATCGCCATCACCGACAGCGACAAGGCTGAAACTTACCATGTCATCACGGATGAGTGGCGCACGAGCAATCCCAGAGGCTTTGCCGCATGGTTCAAGTCGAGGCAGATCGCACAACTGAATGAACGTCGCAGGGCATTCCTCGACGCCCAAGGCAAAGTGACAGCGAGTGTGGAAGACGTCCCGGTATTTCGGGTGCGAACGCCTCTCCAGTCATCCATCATGATCTTGAAGCGTCACAGGGATGAGTGGTTCGCGGAGCAGGATTCGGACCTGAAGGTTATTAGTGTGATCCTTACGACGCTCTCAACCCATGCTTATGCAGGCGAAGCAAGGGTATCGGATGCAATTGCCAAGATTCTGAGGGACATGCATCTCGCGATCGAAGAACGGAATGGGGTGTCATGGATCGCCAACCCGACTGACCCTTCAGAGAATTTTGCGGATAGGTGGGAAAAATTTCCCAAGCGCCGGGAATCATTCTTCAAGTGGCTGGAGGCTGCTCGAACGGATTTTGGTGCCGTTCAAAGGTTCAGCGACACAAATATTGTTCTAAACGAGCTCTCACGAAATCTTGGAAGCACCCTTGTTGAAGGTGCGCGCTCGAGGGTAGCGGCATCTGCGGGGTCACGTGCGGTATCCGTTGCTCCTGCCGCTGCAGCCGGGGCTTCTGCGCCCGGTCTCGTTTTTGGTGGTGAGGATCGGAGGCCGACGGAGCCAAAAGGTTTTGGTTGA
- a CDS encoding ThiF family adenylyltransferase — MDFTAGEARLIRECEELADLAAASDWLEEPEFGKNADGLLTWSFVLLAGERRIPFRLVFPALFPDLPPFVFPADSSVRLSQHQYGEGGELCLQYRPDNWHPDCKSVDVVRSAKALLEATTKDDAFSDVESAHPADLPSLLSGCSRRFMLPPDTARLLRLRLAGHATDIHMTLERRVGGSEVLVARIASIGLDCGLRVPIDGAGFGGRVVPGVLYRLPDIRQIPDLHPEELKGLLYQYLPSWLRKWVEDAGDMLVVMSNGRREVLLRVRHNGAKRKIDLFHTFEPPKARERRLHGKMFRESSICIIGAGSLGSKVAASLAREGVGHFMLLDNDVLWSDNLVRNELDEMDVGHHKAVSLRHRLLRINPVVKVGALGMSLTSQSAVQHITQLSEIISTCDLVIDTTADSGVFRMAAAICTQKRKPLVWGRVYAGGLGGLIARSIPSEDPPPLTAATQLRAWCDEKGMAPPEGREHNYGVQGDDDDEPLFASDGDVGVIANRLVRHSLDALATTEMRVHPEPAYFIGLRKGWIFDHPFDTHPVIFAPHEGWEKGSKSCAEEGVERVMTHLGVQDDA; from the coding sequence ATGGACTTCACAGCCGGCGAAGCGCGGCTAATCCGTGAGTGTGAAGAGCTCGCTGACCTAGCAGCGGCATCAGATTGGCTGGAAGAACCCGAATTCGGCAAAAACGCAGATGGCCTGCTGACCTGGTCGTTTGTTCTGCTCGCCGGTGAGCGTCGCATTCCATTCCGGCTGGTTTTCCCAGCACTTTTTCCAGATCTGCCACCATTTGTATTTCCAGCCGATAGCTCGGTCCGGCTATCCCAGCACCAGTATGGCGAGGGTGGCGAACTATGCCTTCAGTATAGACCGGATAACTGGCATCCCGACTGCAAGAGTGTGGATGTAGTAAGGAGTGCCAAAGCACTTCTTGAGGCAACGACAAAGGACGATGCTTTCTCAGACGTGGAAAGTGCTCATCCAGCCGACTTACCTTCGCTGCTCTCGGGGTGCTCCCGGCGCTTCATGCTACCGCCTGACACCGCACGCCTTTTAAGGTTGCGCCTTGCCGGACACGCAACCGATATTCATATGACTTTGGAGCGCCGGGTTGGGGGGTCTGAAGTTCTTGTTGCTCGCATCGCGAGCATCGGGCTGGATTGTGGCTTACGGGTGCCGATTGATGGTGCGGGATTTGGGGGAAGGGTGGTCCCTGGGGTCCTATATCGATTGCCCGATATTCGACAAATTCCAGATCTGCATCCTGAAGAGCTCAAGGGGCTCTTGTACCAGTACCTGCCTTCATGGCTCCGTAAATGGGTAGAAGACGCCGGCGACATGTTGGTTGTCATGTCAAATGGCAGGCGAGAGGTATTGCTGCGCGTTCGGCACAACGGAGCGAAACGAAAGATTGACCTGTTTCATACCTTTGAACCGCCGAAGGCTAGAGAACGCCGACTCCACGGGAAGATGTTTCGAGAATCTAGCATCTGCATCATTGGCGCAGGTTCGCTGGGATCAAAAGTGGCCGCCAGTCTTGCGCGCGAAGGCGTCGGTCATTTCATGTTGCTGGATAATGATGTCCTTTGGTCCGACAACTTAGTTCGGAACGAACTCGATGAAATGGATGTGGGGCATCACAAGGCAGTTTCTCTAAGGCACAGATTGTTGCGAATAAATCCGGTAGTGAAAGTCGGTGCCTTGGGTATGAGTCTGACGTCTCAATCCGCTGTCCAGCATATTACTCAGTTGAGCGAGATCATCAGCACTTGTGATCTCGTCATAGATACGACGGCTGATAGCGGTGTGTTTCGAATGGCAGCAGCCATTTGCACGCAGAAGCGTAAACCTCTTGTTTGGGGACGAGTCTACGCGGGAGGGCTCGGAGGATTGATTGCACGAAGTATCCCGTCTGAAGATCCGCCACCACTGACCGCTGCAACTCAATTGCGGGCATGGTGCGACGAGAAAGGCATGGCACCGCCAGAGGGCCGCGAGCACAATTACGGGGTGCAAGGTGATGATGACGATGAGCCCCTTTTCGCTTCTGACGGCGATGTGGGTGTCATTGCCAACAGGCTGGTACGTCACTCCCTGGACGCCCTTGCAACTACAGAGATGAGAGTTCATCCGGAACCTGCCTATTTTATCGGCCTGCGCAAAGGTTGGATCTTTGATCATCCCTTCGACACCCATCCAGTCATTTTCGCTCCTCACGAAGGATGGGAAAAGGGCAGCAAAAGTTGTGCAGAAGAGGGCGTTGAGCGCGTCATGACTCACCTGGGAGTACAAGATGACGCTTAG
- a CDS encoding Mov34/MPN/PAD-1 family protein, translated as MTLSLTVPRSQLAKLQIHLKQGGNREIGGWLVAEQTAPGKFELVGLTVDLEAGTRDRFDSVPEPHSQQMDRILLENSGRTGRVDYLGEWHSHPTFPPIPSEIDVASMTDMVENSGPSFAALVIVRLMANASIQATITTFQRGQLPEAGQLIIADEVSAAGFGEGWQLPEH; from the coding sequence ATGACGCTTAGCCTCACAGTCCCGCGCTCGCAGCTTGCGAAACTTCAGATCCACCTTAAGCAAGGCGGCAACCGCGAGATCGGCGGGTGGTTGGTTGCAGAACAGACAGCTCCGGGAAAATTTGAACTCGTCGGTTTGACCGTCGATCTTGAGGCGGGGACACGAGATCGTTTCGATAGTGTACCTGAGCCGCACTCACAACAGATGGATCGGATCTTGCTGGAGAATAGTGGTCGTACTGGACGGGTTGACTATCTTGGCGAGTGGCACTCGCACCCGACATTCCCACCAATACCTAGCGAGATCGACGTGGCGTCGATGACGGATATGGTCGAGAACAGCGGACCTTCGTTTGCGGCGTTGGTCATCGTCCGTCTAATGGCCAACGCCTCGATTCAGGCTACTATCACCACATTTCAACGCGGCCAATTGCCCGAGGCCGGCCAGTTGATAATTGCGGATGAAGTTTCGGCAGCTGGATTTGGCGAGGGTTGGCAATTGCCGGAACATTAG
- a CDS encoding SAVED domain-containing protein, with translation MSSSNIPAKIQTQLWALAAGRCEFAGCNKLLVGDLIAGKEDGKFGFIAHIVADSENGPRGDKVRSPLLARDISNLMLMCPIHHKEIDVDHVDDYPEETLVAMKREHEERIETVTDMDADRAAHVLRFAATIGQMDSLVSTKAIFAAMPPDRHPAERRTIDIELNSEIKDDEPEFWGIQSAHLHRQFQRKVKERIEQKEIRQLSVFALAPQPLLIELGTLLGDIMPVSVHQKYREPSTWKWQLHQPSINFKIGEYSGPKDVPVALKLALSATVDDQRIRSVLGDNVAIWSITADDPHNDIMRRQDDLAIYKTHLRRLFDRIKAHHGEDATINVFPVLPASAAVETGRSRMPKADLPLVIYDQKPGKGFEPTIKISA, from the coding sequence TTGTCTAGTTCAAATATCCCAGCAAAGATACAGACCCAGTTATGGGCTTTGGCGGCGGGCCGATGTGAGTTTGCAGGATGCAACAAGCTCCTTGTCGGCGACCTGATCGCTGGCAAGGAAGACGGAAAGTTCGGTTTCATCGCGCATATTGTCGCAGATAGCGAGAATGGCCCGAGGGGTGATAAAGTCCGCTCGCCACTTCTCGCCCGTGATATCAGCAACCTGATGCTGATGTGTCCCATCCATCACAAGGAAATCGACGTAGATCACGTGGACGACTATCCGGAAGAAACGCTCGTGGCAATGAAGCGCGAGCACGAAGAGCGGATCGAGACTGTTACAGATATGGACGCTGACCGCGCAGCTCATGTGCTCCGTTTCGCGGCAACTATCGGCCAGATGGACTCGCTGGTTTCCACCAAAGCCATCTTTGCCGCCATGCCACCCGACAGACATCCGGCAGAGCGACGAACCATCGATATCGAGCTGAATTCCGAAATCAAGGATGATGAACCGGAGTTTTGGGGCATACAGAGCGCGCATCTGCATCGTCAGTTTCAACGCAAGGTGAAGGAGAGGATAGAGCAGAAGGAAATCCGTCAGCTGAGTGTGTTTGCGCTTGCTCCGCAGCCTCTTCTCATCGAGCTCGGTACATTGCTAGGTGACATTATGCCCGTATCTGTTCACCAAAAATATCGCGAGCCATCTACTTGGAAATGGCAACTCCATCAGCCGTCGATAAATTTCAAAATTGGCGAGTACTCTGGGCCAAAGGACGTACCAGTCGCCCTTAAGCTGGCGCTCAGCGCGACCGTTGATGATCAGAGAATTCGCTCGGTTCTGGGCGATAACGTGGCAATCTGGTCGATCACGGCAGATGATCCTCATAACGACATCATGCGAAGACAGGACGATCTTGCAATCTATAAGACTCACCTTCGCAGGCTCTTTGATCGGATCAAGGCCCACCACGGCGAGGATGCGACTATCAACGTATTTCCTGTTCTTCCGGCTTCCGCGGCTGTCGAAACGGGTCGCTCACGAATGCCCAAAGCCGATCTGCCTTTGGTGATCTACGATCAAAAACCGGGGAAAGGATTCGAGCCAACGATCAAGATTAGTGCTTAG
- a CDS encoding nucleotidyltransferase, whose translation MEFPLANARPVDQLLEDLVEELQVPPGRYEQAERSYKSLGEWLHRPDSTVRDDSPDVYVQGSFRLGTAIRPASDEEDYDIDMVCRLDYEKSALTQAELKRCIGVEVKAYARRYGMSKPEDGRRCWTLVYADGAQFHMDILPAVPDFEKRRYLSEAGPALARLGATALAITDKEHDGFRQAGGRWPRSNPKGYALWFRDRMGQAFRSRALNEARRMQASVEDVPAWRVRTPLQGAIQILKRHRDLMFSDRPDDKPISILITTLAAHAYNQEERLSDALFSILHGMDRYFTRRNGVDWVENPADPEENFADKWEEHSERRDAFHEWLQQARSDFASAHQALTADGVGAVLSERMGQGLVERALGRRNPAKRPGVAGRLVRAVNLVLAPAYMRKPRWPQAAEGRVNIRAASFTQQGFRPQNFVSKGAPLPRNCSLRFEADTTVTGRFKVYWQVVNTGREAEDADCLRGGFSPDAAVRGGLSHSESTLYRGQHSIECFIVKNGKLAARSGQFIVNIG comes from the coding sequence ATGGAATTCCCTTTGGCGAATGCCAGGCCTGTTGATCAATTATTGGAAGACCTAGTTGAGGAGCTTCAGGTCCCGCCCGGTCGGTATGAACAGGCTGAGCGCAGTTACAAGTCGCTCGGCGAGTGGTTGCACCGGCCGGACTCGACTGTTCGGGATGACAGTCCCGACGTGTATGTGCAGGGTTCATTTCGGTTGGGGACTGCAATACGGCCCGCGTCAGACGAAGAAGACTATGACATCGATATGGTCTGCCGCCTCGATTACGAGAAGTCGGCACTGACCCAGGCAGAGCTGAAACGTTGCATTGGCGTCGAAGTCAAAGCCTATGCCCGGCGTTATGGCATGAGCAAACCCGAAGACGGGCGCCGCTGCTGGACCCTAGTCTACGCTGACGGTGCACAGTTTCACATGGATATCCTGCCTGCGGTGCCCGATTTTGAGAAGCGGCGCTATCTGAGTGAAGCGGGCCCCGCGCTTGCCCGACTGGGGGCAACGGCGCTCGCGATCACAGACAAGGAACACGACGGCTTCCGGCAGGCTGGCGGCCGCTGGCCGCGCAGCAATCCCAAAGGCTATGCGCTCTGGTTTCGCGATCGGATGGGCCAGGCGTTCAGAAGTCGTGCTCTCAACGAGGCACGCAGGATGCAGGCCAGCGTTGAGGATGTTCCGGCATGGCGGGTGCGTACCCCTCTGCAGGGCGCTATCCAGATCCTAAAACGCCATCGCGATCTAATGTTCAGCGACCGGCCGGATGACAAGCCGATCTCTATCCTGATCACCACCCTTGCCGCACATGCCTATAACCAGGAAGAACGTCTCTCCGATGCGCTGTTCTCGATCCTTCACGGAATGGACCGGTATTTTACCCGTCGCAACGGCGTGGACTGGGTCGAAAACCCAGCCGACCCCGAAGAGAACTTTGCTGACAAGTGGGAAGAGCACTCTGAGCGCCGGGATGCATTCCATGAGTGGCTTCAGCAGGCCCGCAGCGATTTCGCATCGGCACATCAGGCGCTCACTGCAGACGGTGTCGGTGCGGTCCTCAGCGAACGCATGGGGCAGGGTCTGGTCGAACGCGCACTGGGGCGTCGCAATCCGGCCAAAAGGCCGGGTGTTGCCGGGCGCCTGGTCCGTGCGGTGAATCTCGTCCTTGCGCCAGCCTACATGCGAAAGCCGCGATGGCCGCAGGCTGCGGAAGGCCGCGTCAATATTCGTGCGGCGAGCTTTACGCAGCAGGGATTCAGGCCGCAGAACTTCGTGAGCAAAGGCGCGCCGCTTCCCAGAAATTGCAGTCTGCGTTTTGAGGCGGACACGACGGTGACCGGGCGTTTCAAGGTCTACTGGCAGGTCGTGAACACCGGGCGAGAAGCTGAGGATGCGGATTGCCTGCGTGGGGGCTTCAGCCCGGACGCGGCAGTCCGGGGTGGTCTGTCCCATTCCGAGAGCACCCTCTATCGGGGCCAGCACAGTATCGAGTGTTTCATTGTGAAGAATGGCAAACTGGCCGCGCGCAGCGGTCAGTTCATCGTGAATATTGGCTGA
- a CDS encoding SAVED domain-containing protein → MSFWRKHGDRFFDGLITYIFRIPSWPSRLLRAGVALIVAGLSVGGLAGDLSWIDADRVLRLAVQADGGGLSVYWSQITVFLGILLLAAGGILGVIDHIADRRQLRKQSVVVLEHRGLHQTVDTPLAPAVPKRLKGRIDVLPIDHRQSTSTSQIISPDDALSQIAGLRQQLRQKRDAAGPGNVRLVYGGMAPVPLTFLTGMMVGNEAGLTVMDWDRFAEKWREPDGADDGDRFVISGTDGLKNNIPEVALAVAVSYPSDADGIKATLGDMPLIRLALPTLSTTAHWSAGKQSAMSEDFTDLLGDLMAKGVKRVHLFIAAPNSVVFTLGRHLDDRLHPEVLVYQYERSSSPPFPWAVKMPTHGQSAAKIVRGDAIAIPSTAS, encoded by the coding sequence ATGTCTTTCTGGCGCAAACATGGTGACCGGTTTTTCGACGGATTGATAACCTATATCTTTCGGATCCCGTCCTGGCCTTCGAGGTTGTTGCGTGCCGGAGTCGCTTTGATCGTCGCTGGGTTGAGCGTCGGCGGGCTGGCCGGTGATCTGTCCTGGATCGATGCGGACCGGGTCCTGCGGCTGGCCGTGCAGGCGGATGGTGGCGGGTTATCGGTCTACTGGTCCCAGATTACCGTCTTCCTCGGCATTCTGCTCCTCGCTGCGGGGGGTATCCTTGGTGTGATCGATCACATCGCTGACCGACGGCAGCTCAGAAAGCAGAGCGTGGTTGTGCTGGAGCACCGCGGGTTGCACCAGACCGTTGATACCCCCCTTGCCCCTGCCGTGCCGAAACGCCTGAAAGGCCGTATCGATGTCCTTCCAATCGATCACCGGCAGTCTACCTCAACGAGTCAGATCATCAGTCCCGACGACGCACTCTCGCAGATTGCCGGGTTGCGGCAACAGCTCCGGCAGAAGCGCGACGCGGCGGGTCCCGGCAACGTCAGACTTGTCTACGGCGGTATGGCGCCTGTGCCGCTGACATTCCTGACCGGTATGATGGTTGGCAATGAAGCTGGTCTTACAGTGATGGACTGGGATCGTTTTGCAGAAAAATGGCGCGAACCTGACGGCGCAGATGACGGAGACCGGTTCGTCATTTCCGGGACCGACGGCCTGAAGAACAATATTCCGGAGGTAGCTTTGGCCGTCGCTGTTTCCTACCCTTCGGACGCAGACGGTATTAAGGCGACTCTCGGTGATATGCCTCTGATCCGTCTCGCTTTGCCAACCTTGAGCACGACGGCGCACTGGTCTGCCGGTAAGCAATCAGCCATGTCGGAAGACTTCACGGATCTTCTGGGTGATCTCATGGCAAAAGGGGTCAAACGCGTTCACCTGTTCATCGCAGCCCCCAACAGCGTTGTGTTCACACTGGGCCGGCACCTCGATGACAGGCTGCATCCTGAGGTGCTGGTCTACCAGTACGAGCGCTCTTCATCACCACCATTTCCGTGGGCGGTTAAGATGCCGACCCATGGTCAGAGTGCCGCGAAGATTGTCAGAGGCGACGCGATAGCAATTCCTTCCACAGCCAGCTGA